A region from the Actinoplanes sp. OR16 genome encodes:
- a CDS encoding YihY/virulence factor BrkB family protein, translated as MKLRPTHHEQSADDQAAEARGKGATDYDTEAAATTRTAEDRDPDLNAPGPDAGPDGPTKLRGKGLIAAVKRTFKQFSEDNISDWAAALTYYGVLSIFPGLLVIVSLLGLIGSDGQKTVQDAIDELAPNQQLKDLVDTVLGQVQGTGKAGLAAIIGIVVAFWSASGYIAAFMRASNAIYDVPEGRPIWKTLPIRVGVTALVGVMLIASATIVIFTGDLAEVVGEKIGLGGVAVTVWSIAKWPVLIALVSLMFAVLYWASPNAKTGGFRWVSPGGIFAVILWVIASAAFAIYLANFANYNATYGTLGGVIAFLVWLWISNIAIMLGAELDAELERGRAIAAGHPADDEPFLQLRDDRKLKKGSEQGLSQG; from the coding sequence ATGAAACTTCGCCCCACCCACCACGAGCAGTCCGCTGATGACCAGGCTGCCGAGGCGCGCGGCAAAGGCGCCACCGACTACGACACCGAGGCCGCCGCGACCACCCGGACCGCCGAGGACCGCGACCCCGATCTCAACGCGCCCGGACCGGACGCCGGACCGGACGGCCCCACGAAGCTGCGCGGCAAGGGCCTGATCGCCGCGGTGAAGCGCACCTTCAAGCAGTTCTCCGAGGACAACATCTCGGACTGGGCGGCGGCGCTCACCTACTACGGCGTGCTGTCGATCTTCCCGGGCCTGCTGGTGATCGTCTCGCTGCTCGGCCTGATCGGCTCGGACGGCCAGAAGACGGTGCAGGACGCGATCGACGAACTGGCGCCGAACCAGCAGTTGAAGGACCTCGTCGACACCGTGCTCGGCCAGGTACAGGGCACCGGCAAGGCCGGCCTCGCGGCGATCATCGGTATCGTCGTGGCCTTCTGGTCGGCGTCCGGGTACATCGCGGCGTTCATGCGGGCCTCCAACGCGATCTACGACGTTCCGGAAGGCCGTCCGATCTGGAAGACCCTGCCGATCCGGGTCGGCGTGACCGCGCTCGTCGGCGTCATGCTGATCGCCTCCGCCACGATCGTCATCTTCACCGGTGACCTCGCCGAGGTCGTCGGCGAGAAGATCGGGCTGGGCGGTGTGGCGGTGACGGTCTGGAGCATCGCCAAGTGGCCGGTTCTGATCGCGCTGGTCAGCCTGATGTTCGCCGTTCTCTACTGGGCCTCGCCGAACGCCAAGACCGGCGGCTTCCGCTGGGTCAGCCCGGGCGGCATCTTCGCCGTCATCCTCTGGGTGATCGCCTCCGCCGCCTTCGCGATCTACCTGGCGAACTTCGCGAACTACAACGCGACGTACGGCACCCTCGGCGGTGTCATCGCCTTCCTGGTCTGGCTCTGGATCTCCAACATCGCCATCATGCTGGGCGCCGAACTCGACGCCGAACTGGAACGCGGCCGGGCCATCGCCGCCGGCCACCCGGCCGACGACGAGCCGTTCCTCCAGCTCCGCGACGACCGCAAGCTCAAGAAGGGCAGCGAGCAGGGCCTCTCGCAGGGCTGA
- a CDS encoding methyl-accepting chemotaxis protein, protein MESVSRRRAVTITGRLLILGAAGLFSVALVTVFAVRSSDDQSAANREIATISSAMSDQWNADMMHDALKADVMSAMYSGSDDGEVTGHGDTMVAKFDEAAAQAPAGMRADYAKVRPDVVAYAESAAATVRAAVADRAAAGEQLTAFLTAYAALEEELGGLDDEMLAEVDAVSAQGQDASTTSSRFIKIAAFVANLITVIVCFFTIRAIRRPLRAMRETLHTLAQRDLTARAPIVARDEFGEMAQELNEALTAIQTTVKATAERVGTLGEASSDLQTLAGELDRSADQTSSQARSADSSAGNVSGSVADMLTATEQLSSSIREIARQTMSAASTTSEATASANRTAEAVSRLSEASREVGDIVQMITNIAEQTNLLALNASIEAARAGQAGKGFAVVATEVKDLAQETAQATGQITARISAIQEMTTSTAEAIQAIAEVIGRIDDGQRTIAAAVEQQTATTDQLARDVGAVSSAAGQISGTVSHITASSASTAEGANTTRHSAELVSTAAAEIRGLIGQFRY, encoded by the coding sequence GTGGAGTCCGTTTCCCGCCGCCGGGCCGTGACGATCACCGGCCGGCTGCTGATCCTGGGCGCGGCCGGGCTCTTCTCGGTGGCGCTGGTGACGGTCTTCGCGGTGCGCAGCTCCGACGACCAGTCGGCGGCGAACCGGGAGATCGCCACGATCAGCTCGGCGATGAGCGACCAGTGGAACGCGGACATGATGCACGACGCGCTGAAGGCCGACGTGATGAGCGCGATGTACTCGGGCTCGGACGACGGCGAGGTGACCGGGCACGGCGACACGATGGTGGCGAAGTTCGACGAGGCGGCCGCGCAGGCCCCGGCCGGGATGCGGGCGGACTACGCGAAGGTGCGGCCGGACGTGGTCGCGTACGCGGAGTCGGCGGCCGCCACGGTGCGGGCCGCCGTCGCCGACCGGGCCGCCGCGGGTGAGCAGCTGACGGCGTTCCTGACGGCGTACGCGGCGCTGGAGGAGGAGCTCGGCGGCCTGGACGACGAGATGCTCGCCGAGGTGGACGCGGTGAGCGCGCAGGGCCAGGACGCGTCCACGACGAGCAGCCGATTCATCAAGATCGCGGCGTTCGTCGCCAACCTGATCACGGTGATCGTCTGCTTCTTCACGATCCGGGCGATCCGCCGGCCGCTGCGGGCCATGCGGGAGACGCTGCACACCCTGGCGCAACGGGATCTGACGGCCCGGGCGCCGATCGTGGCACGGGACGAGTTCGGCGAGATGGCGCAGGAGCTGAACGAGGCGCTCACGGCGATCCAGACGACGGTGAAGGCGACCGCCGAGCGGGTGGGGACGCTCGGCGAGGCCAGCAGCGACCTGCAGACCCTCGCCGGCGAGCTGGACCGGTCGGCGGATCAGACGTCGTCGCAGGCGCGCAGCGCGGACAGCTCGGCCGGGAACGTCTCCGGGTCGGTCGCCGACATGCTGACCGCGACCGAGCAGCTGTCCTCCTCGATCCGGGAGATCGCGCGGCAGACCATGTCGGCCGCGTCCACGACGAGCGAGGCGACGGCGAGCGCCAACCGGACCGCCGAGGCGGTGTCCCGGCTCAGCGAGGCGAGCCGGGAGGTCGGCGACATCGTCCAGATGATCACCAACATCGCCGAGCAGACCAATCTGCTGGCGCTGAACGCCAGCATCGAGGCGGCCCGGGCCGGTCAGGCCGGCAAGGGGTTCGCCGTGGTCGCCACCGAGGTCAAGGACCTGGCGCAGGAGACCGCGCAGGCCACCGGCCAGATCACCGCGCGGATCTCGGCGATCCAGGAGATGACCACGAGCACGGCCGAGGCGATCCAGGCGATCGCCGAGGTGATCGGGCGGATCGACGACGGCCAGCGGACCATCGCGGCGGCGGTCGAGCAGCAGACGGCAACCACCGATCAGCTGGCCCGCGACGTCGGTGCGGTCTCGTCGGCGGCCGGTCAGATCAGCGGGACGGTCTCGCACATCACCGCGTCGAGCGCGTCCACCGCCGAGGGCGCGAACACCACCCGGCACTCGGCCGAGCTGGTCAGTACGGCGGCTGCGGAGATCCGTGGACTGATCGGCCAGTTCCGCTACTGA
- the dnaG gene encoding DNA primase — MYAVAGRVKDEDIALVRDRSSIVDVISETVTLRSAGGGNLKGLCPFHDEKTPSFNVSPARNVYFCHGCGQGGDAIKFLMDAEHLSFIESVERLASKAGIQLRYDTDTVGSTLPRPQTGQRQRLLAAHAAAVEFYRDQLGSPGARKAREFLAERGFGRDAAEKYGCGFAPDSWDALSKHLRLKGFTAEELTTAGLSKPARSGSLIDRFRRRLLWPIRDLSGDVIGFGARRLFDDDDGPKYLNTPETPIYKKSHVLYGIDHAKREIAKRGRAVIVEGYTDVMACHEAGEPTAVATCGTAFGVDHIQVLRRLLMDSDSFTGEIIYTFDGDAAGQKAALRAFEEDQRFVGRTFIAVSPDNMDPCELRLAKGDLAVRDMIAGREPLVDFALRQTLAKFDLDTVEGRVEAMRRAAPLVAKIKDREKRPEYARKLAGDLGMDLDPVQRAVNNAVRGSQEASPQRAAPAPADSPQRMVEREALKLALQEPVLAGPMFDALGPENYADPVLQSVREAVGDAGGASSATGGAVWIEKVRDSCADMGGQMLVSELAVEPLYVDGPVDPRYVQVTLARLQGAALATRIRDLKSKVQRLNPVANKDQYLALAGELFSLEQQARALRDQAAGGL; from the coding sequence ATGTATGCCGTGGCGGGCAGGGTCAAGGACGAAGACATCGCACTGGTCCGGGACCGGTCCTCGATCGTCGATGTGATCAGTGAGACGGTGACGCTGCGCTCGGCCGGCGGCGGCAACCTGAAGGGCCTGTGTCCCTTCCATGACGAGAAGACACCGTCCTTCAACGTCTCACCCGCCCGTAATGTCTATTTCTGTCACGGTTGCGGCCAGGGTGGCGACGCGATCAAGTTCCTGATGGACGCGGAGCATCTGTCGTTCATCGAGTCGGTGGAGCGGCTGGCGTCGAAGGCCGGCATCCAGTTGCGGTACGACACCGACACGGTCGGGTCGACGCTGCCCCGGCCGCAGACCGGTCAGCGGCAGCGGCTGCTCGCCGCGCACGCCGCCGCCGTGGAGTTCTACCGCGATCAGCTGGGGTCGCCGGGCGCGCGGAAGGCGCGGGAGTTCCTCGCCGAGCGCGGGTTCGGCCGGGACGCCGCCGAGAAGTACGGGTGCGGGTTCGCACCGGACAGCTGGGACGCGCTCAGCAAGCACTTGCGGCTCAAGGGCTTCACCGCGGAGGAGCTGACCACGGCCGGCCTCTCCAAGCCGGCCCGGTCCGGCTCGCTGATCGACCGGTTCCGGCGCCGGCTGCTCTGGCCGATCCGGGACCTCTCCGGCGACGTGATCGGGTTCGGGGCGCGCAGGCTGTTCGACGACGACGACGGCCCGAAGTACCTGAACACGCCGGAGACGCCGATCTACAAGAAGTCGCACGTGCTCTACGGCATCGACCATGCCAAGCGGGAGATCGCCAAGCGCGGCCGGGCGGTCATCGTCGAGGGGTACACCGACGTGATGGCCTGTCACGAGGCGGGCGAGCCGACGGCGGTGGCGACCTGCGGGACGGCGTTCGGCGTGGACCACATCCAGGTGCTGCGCCGCCTGCTGATGGACAGCGACAGCTTCACCGGCGAGATCATCTACACGTTCGACGGCGACGCGGCCGGCCAGAAGGCGGCGTTGCGCGCCTTCGAGGAGGATCAGCGGTTCGTCGGGCGTACCTTCATCGCCGTCTCGCCCGACAACATGGACCCCTGCGAGCTGCGGCTGGCGAAGGGCGATCTCGCCGTCCGGGACATGATCGCCGGCCGGGAGCCGCTCGTCGACTTCGCCCTGCGTCAGACGCTCGCCAAGTTCGATCTGGACACGGTGGAGGGCCGGGTCGAGGCGATGCGCCGGGCCGCCCCTCTGGTCGCCAAGATCAAGGACAGGGAGAAGCGCCCGGAGTACGCGCGCAAGCTCGCCGGCGACCTCGGCATGGACCTGGACCCGGTGCAGCGCGCCGTCAACAACGCCGTGCGCGGTTCCCAGGAGGCCTCTCCGCAGCGCGCCGCACCGGCGCCGGCCGACTCCCCGCAGCGGATGGTCGAGCGGGAGGCCCTCAAGCTGGCATTGCAGGAGCCGGTACTGGCCGGCCCGATGTTCGACGCGCTCGGCCCGGAGAACTACGCCGACCCGGTGCTGCAGTCGGTCCGCGAGGCGGTCGGTGACGCCGGCGGCGCCTCCTCGGCCACCGGCGGCGCGGTCTGGATCGAGAAGGTACGCGACAGCTGCGCCGACATGGGTGGCCAGATGCTGGTCAGCGAGCTCGCGGTCGAGCCGCTCTACGTCGACGGCCCGGTCGATCCGCGCTATGTGCAGGTCACCCTGGCCCGGCTGCAGGGCGCCGCGCTCGCCACCCGGATCCGCGATCTCAAGTCCAAGGTGCAGCGGCTCAACCCGGTCGCGAACAAGGATCAGTACCTGGCCCTGGCCGGGGAACTCTTCTCGCTGGAACAGCAGGCTCGTGCCCTGCGTGATCAGGCGGCAGGTGGATTGTGA
- a CDS encoding ROK family protein has protein sequence MRVYLPAAPHLRLLRLLRDQGPVSRAELGDRLELSRPRLLAEVERLVAAELIVEAGMAASRGGRRSTLVELHPRLRFAAVDLGATSIDVEITNGRLEPIVAYQESADIRSGPKVILQRVNDLLAKGRTEGAYERLDGVGIGVPGPVSYRDGVPVSPPIMPGWDRYPVRELLTREYGCPAVVDNDVNIMAIGERHGGVAHSVDDFLFVKIGTGVGCGIHLSGGVFRGVDGCAGDIGHIQVEANGPACSCGNTGCLEALFGGAALARDAIAAARSGESPALASRLGTGPKATITARDVADGAAEGDIACIRLIRDGGRRVGSVLATLVSFANPSMIVIGGGLANLGHVLLAEIRSVVYRRSLPLATGNLPVVLSELGSRAGVTGAAVLASDAVFEQAS, from the coding sequence ATGCGCGTGTATCTCCCTGCGGCTCCCCACCTGCGACTCCTGCGCCTGCTGCGCGACCAGGGTCCGGTGTCCCGCGCCGAGTTGGGTGATCGCCTCGAGTTGAGCCGGCCCCGCCTGCTCGCCGAAGTCGAGCGCCTGGTCGCCGCCGAACTCATCGTCGAGGCCGGTATGGCGGCGTCCCGAGGCGGTCGCCGGTCCACCCTCGTCGAGCTGCACCCGCGGCTGCGGTTCGCCGCGGTGGATCTGGGCGCCACCTCGATCGACGTCGAGATCACCAACGGGCGGCTGGAACCGATCGTGGCGTACCAGGAGTCGGCCGACATCCGCTCCGGACCCAAGGTGATCCTCCAGCGGGTGAACGACCTGCTGGCGAAGGGGCGGACCGAGGGGGCCTACGAGCGTCTCGACGGCGTGGGCATCGGCGTGCCCGGTCCGGTGAGCTACCGCGACGGTGTGCCGGTCTCGCCGCCGATCATGCCGGGCTGGGATCGCTATCCGGTGCGAGAACTTCTGACCAGGGAGTACGGCTGCCCGGCCGTGGTCGACAACGACGTCAACATCATGGCGATCGGTGAGAGACACGGTGGTGTCGCGCACTCGGTCGACGACTTCCTGTTCGTCAAGATCGGGACGGGTGTCGGGTGCGGCATCCACCTGTCCGGCGGCGTCTTCCGGGGGGTGGACGGCTGCGCCGGCGACATCGGGCACATCCAGGTCGAGGCGAACGGCCCGGCCTGCTCCTGCGGCAACACCGGTTGCCTGGAGGCGCTCTTCGGTGGCGCAGCCCTGGCCCGGGACGCGATCGCCGCCGCCCGCTCCGGGGAGTCACCCGCGCTGGCGTCCCGCCTCGGCACCGGCCCCAAGGCGACCATCACCGCCCGCGACGTGGCGGACGGCGCCGCCGAGGGCGACATCGCCTGCATCCGCCTGATCCGCGACGGCGGCCGCCGCGTCGGCAGCGTCCTCGCCACCCTGGTCTCGTTCGCCAATCCGTCGATGATCGTCATCGGGGGTGGATTGGCGAACCTCGGCCACGTGTTGCTCGCCGAGATCCGCAGCGTGGTCTACCGGCGCTCGCTGCCACTGGCCACCGGCAACCTACCCGTGGTCCTCTCCGAACTGGGCAGCCGAGCCGGCGTCACCGGCGCGGCGGTCCTGGCGAGCGACGCCGTCTTCGAGCAGGCATCATGA
- a CDS encoding ABC transporter permease: protein MLTFVMPKLVSFEGAGRRSASVTERNVAALGSAYWLVMLSGLLEPVLYLFSIGIGVGKLIGDITLPGGEVVGYAAFVAPAMLASSAMSGALAETTFNFFGKMKFMRLYDGMLATPIRPIEIALGELTWAMIRGSIYSAAFLVIMVLMDLTTPIFALAAFPATILTGFAFGAAGMATATLIRSWQDFDLIGSAQFALFLFSGTFVPATAYPDAIRWLVELSPLYRSVDLVRAITTGTVGAIQVLDVLYLLALTALGLTVAGRRMNKLLCK from the coding sequence GTGCTGACCTTCGTGATGCCGAAACTCGTCTCGTTCGAGGGCGCCGGTCGCCGGTCCGCGTCGGTGACCGAGCGCAACGTGGCGGCGCTCGGCTCGGCATATTGGCTGGTCATGCTCAGTGGCCTGCTCGAACCGGTGCTCTACCTCTTCTCGATCGGGATCGGGGTGGGCAAGCTCATCGGCGACATCACCCTGCCCGGCGGCGAGGTGGTCGGCTACGCGGCGTTCGTGGCACCGGCCATGCTGGCGTCGTCGGCGATGAGCGGCGCGCTCGCCGAGACCACCTTCAACTTCTTCGGCAAGATGAAATTCATGCGTCTGTACGACGGGATGCTCGCCACGCCGATCCGGCCCATCGAGATCGCCCTCGGCGAGTTGACGTGGGCGATGATCCGCGGGTCGATCTACTCGGCGGCGTTCCTCGTGATCATGGTGCTGATGGACCTGACGACGCCGATCTTCGCGCTCGCCGCGTTTCCCGCCACGATCCTGACCGGGTTCGCGTTCGGCGCCGCCGGCATGGCGACGGCCACGCTGATCCGCAGCTGGCAGGACTTCGACCTGATCGGCTCGGCGCAGTTCGCGCTCTTCCTCTTCTCCGGGACGTTCGTGCCCGCCACCGCCTACCCGGACGCGATCCGCTGGCTCGTCGAGCTCTCCCCGCTCTACCGCTCGGTCGACCTGGTCCGCGCCATCACCACCGGCACGGTCGGCGCGATCCAGGTGCTCGACGTGCTCTACCTGCTGGCCCTGACCGCGCTGGGCCTGACGGTCGCGGGCCGCCGCATGAACAAACTCCTCTGCAAGTAA
- a CDS encoding ABC transporter permease, with protein MTSAAYVLEYHLVNYRRTWRASVLSTFVLPLLIMVGFGLGVGGYVTGGVQGVSYLDWMVPGLIASTAVQTAIGESTWPVLSYFEWLKVYFAQAAAPLRVADVLGGHLAYMMFRVMLSVVTFLLVAAAFGTLRSPWALAVLPIGVIVGFAVAAPVTAYSASVSSDSYLAILMRFAVLPMSLFSGVFFPVESLAPPLRAVAYALPLWHGVDLSRAATLGINPGWAGLAQLLYLLLWCVAGWFLALGRFRRRLVV; from the coding sequence ATGACGTCTGCGGCCTATGTGCTCGAGTACCACCTGGTCAACTATCGGCGGACCTGGCGGGCCAGCGTGCTCTCCACGTTCGTGCTGCCGCTGCTCATCATGGTCGGTTTCGGTCTCGGTGTGGGCGGTTATGTGACCGGCGGCGTCCAGGGCGTCTCCTATCTCGACTGGATGGTCCCCGGCCTGATCGCCTCGACGGCGGTGCAGACCGCGATCGGGGAGTCGACCTGGCCGGTCCTCAGCTACTTCGAGTGGCTCAAGGTCTACTTCGCTCAGGCCGCCGCGCCGCTGCGGGTCGCCGACGTGCTGGGTGGCCACCTCGCCTACATGATGTTCCGTGTGATGCTCAGCGTGGTCACGTTCCTGCTGGTGGCGGCGGCTTTCGGCACACTGCGGTCGCCGTGGGCCCTGGCCGTGCTCCCGATCGGGGTCATCGTCGGGTTCGCCGTCGCCGCGCCGGTGACGGCGTACAGCGCCTCGGTCTCCTCCGACAGCTATCTCGCGATCCTGATGCGGTTCGCGGTGCTGCCGATGTCGCTCTTCTCCGGGGTGTTCTTCCCGGTCGAGTCGCTGGCGCCGCCGCTGCGAGCGGTGGCCTACGCCCTGCCCCTCTGGCACGGCGTCGACCTGAGCCGGGCCGCCACGCTGGGGATCAATCCGGGCTGGGCGGGCCTGGCTCAGCTGCTCTACCTGCTCCTCTGGTGCGTGGCCGGCTGGTTCCTCGCGCTGGGCCGCTTCCGTCGCCGGCTGGTGGTGTGA
- a CDS encoding ABC transporter ATP-binding protein, whose amino-acid sequence MIPLIHARGLVKRFESFTAVDGIDVDVRAGEAFGFLGPNGAGKSSTMRMIGCVSPPSEGVLEILGMDPRRDGPAIRSRLGVCPQLDNLDVELTVRENLTTYARFFGIPRRTARARADELLEFVQLTERADSKVEPLSGGMKRRLTIARALVNEPDIVLLDEPTTGLDPQARHLVWERLFRLKQQGVTLVLTTHYMDEAEQLCDRLVVMDGGRIVAEGSPRSLIEQFSTREVVELRFATEDQGSYAEKLAGLAERVEVLPDRILLYVADGDEVLAEVGHRSLEPASALVRRSSLEDVFLHLTGRTLVD is encoded by the coding sequence GTGATCCCCCTCATCCATGCGCGCGGTTTGGTCAAGCGGTTCGAGTCGTTCACGGCGGTCGACGGCATCGACGTCGACGTGCGTGCCGGTGAGGCGTTCGGCTTCCTCGGGCCCAACGGCGCGGGCAAGAGCTCGACCATGCGCATGATCGGTTGTGTCTCGCCGCCGAGCGAGGGCGTGCTGGAGATCCTCGGGATGGATCCGCGGCGGGACGGCCCGGCCATCCGGTCCCGGCTGGGAGTCTGCCCGCAGCTCGACAACCTCGACGTCGAGCTGACCGTCCGGGAGAACCTGACGACCTACGCCCGATTCTTCGGCATCCCGCGCCGGACGGCCCGGGCCCGCGCCGACGAGCTGCTCGAGTTCGTCCAGCTCACCGAGCGCGCCGACAGCAAGGTCGAGCCGCTCTCCGGCGGGATGAAACGGCGGCTCACCATCGCCCGCGCCCTGGTCAACGAGCCCGACATCGTGCTGCTCGACGAGCCCACCACCGGCCTCGACCCGCAGGCCCGCCACCTGGTGTGGGAGCGACTGTTCCGGCTCAAGCAGCAGGGCGTCACGCTGGTGCTCACGACGCACTACATGGACGAGGCCGAGCAGCTCTGCGACCGGCTCGTGGTGATGGACGGCGGCCGCATCGTGGCGGAGGGCTCGCCGCGTTCCCTCATCGAGCAGTTCTCCACCCGCGAGGTGGTCGAGCTCCGGTTCGCCACCGAGGACCAGGGGAGTTACGCGGAGAAGCTGGCCGGTCTCGCCGAGCGCGTCGAGGTGCTGCCCGACCGCATCCTGCTCTACGTGGCCGACGGTGACGAGGTGCTCGCCGAGGTGGGCCACCGCTCTCTGGAGCCGGCCAGCGCCCTGGTCCGGCGCAGCAGCCTGGAAGACGTGTTCCTGCACCTCACCGGCCGGACGCTGGTGGACTGA
- a CDS encoding deoxyguanosinetriphosphate triphosphohydrolase, which produces MTAADAQRWASEPAKDSGYGRTPYQRDRARVLHSAGFRRLAAKTQVHTAGSDDFLRTRLTHSLEVAQISREMGARLGCDPDVVDVAGLAHDLGHPPFGHNGEAALDEVAEPCGGFEGNAQTLRVLTRLEAKVPGAGLNLTRATLDACSKYPWFRKPGYRKFGVYADDEPVFTWLRDGREDERRCLEAQVMDWADDVAYSVHDVEDGVHGGYLNLGSLLHDAGERAELCRDVAGTYSEESADELGAALDQLLADPAVKAVAGYDGGYDGQVALKRMTSVLTGRFVASAVGATHSRFGTDPMRRYDADLIVPRTVRNQCALLKGMAFRYVMRMRAAEEWYSRQRVILVELVEALLRTPERLDPLFRPLFAAAPDDAAALRVVIDQVASLTDPAAVAWHESLVAARR; this is translated from the coding sequence ATGACGGCTGCGGACGCCCAGCGGTGGGCATCTGAGCCCGCGAAGGACAGCGGGTACGGGCGTACCCCGTACCAGCGGGACCGGGCACGGGTCCTGCACTCGGCGGGATTCCGCCGTCTCGCGGCCAAGACCCAGGTACACACCGCCGGGTCGGACGACTTCCTGCGTACCCGCCTCACCCACTCGCTCGAGGTCGCCCAGATCTCCCGGGAGATGGGCGCCCGGCTCGGCTGCGACCCGGACGTCGTCGACGTGGCCGGACTCGCCCACGACCTCGGCCACCCGCCGTTCGGCCACAACGGCGAAGCGGCCCTCGACGAGGTCGCCGAGCCCTGCGGCGGCTTCGAAGGCAACGCGCAGACGCTGCGGGTGCTCACCCGGCTGGAGGCGAAGGTGCCCGGCGCCGGCCTCAACCTGACCCGGGCCACCCTCGACGCCTGCTCCAAGTACCCGTGGTTCCGCAAGCCCGGCTACCGCAAGTTCGGTGTCTACGCCGACGACGAGCCCGTCTTCACCTGGCTGCGCGACGGCAGGGAGGACGAACGCCGCTGCCTGGAGGCTCAGGTCATGGACTGGGCGGATGACGTCGCGTACTCCGTGCACGACGTCGAGGACGGCGTGCACGGGGGATACCTGAACCTCGGCTCGCTGCTGCACGACGCCGGCGAGCGGGCCGAGCTGTGCCGCGACGTCGCCGGCACGTACTCCGAGGAGAGCGCCGACGAACTCGGCGCCGCCCTCGACCAGCTGCTCGCCGACCCGGCGGTCAAGGCGGTGGCCGGGTACGACGGCGGTTACGACGGCCAGGTCGCGCTCAAACGGATGACCAGTGTGCTGACCGGCCGCTTCGTCGCCTCCGCGGTCGGCGCCACGCACAGCCGGTTCGGCACCGACCCGATGCGGCGGTACGACGCCGACCTGATCGTGCCGCGGACCGTCCGCAACCAGTGCGCGCTGCTCAAGGGGATGGCGTTCCGGTACGTCATGCGGATGCGGGCGGCCGAGGAGTGGTACTCACGGCAGCGGGTCATCCTGGTCGAGCTGGTCGAGGCGCTCCTCCGTACGCCGGAAAGGCTCGATCCTCTCTTCCGCCCGCTCTTCGCCGCCGCGCCCGACGACGCCGCCGCGCTCCGGGTGGTGATCGACCAGGTGGCGTCGCTCACCGACCCGGCCGCCGTCGCCTGGCACGAATCCCTGGTAGCGGCGCGCCGCTGA